A window of Candidatus Krumholzibacteriia bacterium genomic DNA:
GGCGACGTGCAACGCGTCGCCGCCCACGGTGGGATAGCCGGTCAGCTCCAGGTAGCCACGGATTCCGAGCACCGCCGTGATCGCCGACACCAGAGAGAGATCGGTCCAGGCACCGGCGTCGAGATCGCGCAACCAGCGCGCGCGGCGGCGTCGGGATCGGGTCACGTCAGCTCAGCAGTTCGTGGAACTGCTTCAACCAGGCGGGGTGCGCGGGCCACGCCGGGGCGGTCACCAGGTTGCCGTCGGTCACCGCCTCGGTCACCTCGATGTCGGCGTACTCGCCCCCGGCCAGCTTCACCTCGGGTGCGCAGGCCGGATAGGCCGAGCAGGTGCGACCGTCGAGCACGCCGGCCGCGGCCAGGATCTGTGCCGCGTGGCAGATCGCGGCCACGGGTTCGTTCTTCTCGAAGAAGTGCTGCACGGATGCGATCACCTGCTCGTCCAGACGCAGGTACTCCGGTGCCCGGCCGCCCGGTAGCACCAGTGCGTCGTAGTCGTCGAGGTCGATGTCGTCGAAGGTGGCGCTGAGCGCGAAGTCGTGGCCGCGCTTCTCGGAATAGGTCTGATCGCCTTCGAAGTCGTGGATGGCGGTCGGCACGGTGTCGCCGGCCTTCTTGCCAGGACACACGGCGTGGACGGTGTGTCCCATGGCCTGCAGGGCCTGGAAGGGGACCATGGTCTCGTAATCCTCGGTGAAGTCCCCGGTGATCATCAGGATGGTCCTGGACACGGTCGCTCCTCCTGGGTCGGCGGTTCGAGGGACTGGACGGATGTGCTTCCCATCTTCAGGATATCACGGACGGGTGGGAGGTCCCGGCAATCGGGAGATTCCCCAGGCCCGCGTCACGAACATCCCCGCCCCGATTCCCGGATCGATCGATTAGGGTGATCAAGTATGAACACGGTATTCGAAGGCTGGATCCAGGAACTGGCATGGCTCGAGGGCGAGGTTCTGGGCAACGTCGCCTGGGCCTGGTGTGGCGCGATCCTCAGCGTGCTGTTGGTGTGGGTCCTCGGACGTCTCGTTCGCTGGAGTCTGCGACGAGCCGTCGGTTCGGAGCGCGAGTCACGGCTCTCGTCCGTGTTCCTCCTGGGCCGCGCGTTCCTCGATTCCACACGTAACTGGTTCCTGATCCTGATCGGGCTGGTCGTGGCGCGCCCCTGGCTCCAGCTCTCCGGCGGCGTCGATCGCGTCTGGACGATCGTCGTCACGGTCGGAATCGCCGTACAGGTCGGACTGTGGGCCAGTGCCATGCTCCGCACCTGGCTCGACCGCGTGGTCTCGGCCCGTGCCGCTGAGGATCCGGCCCAGCGGACGTCGTTCTCCGTGCTCCAGTTCCTGGGGCTGCTGATCGTCTGGTCGGCGGTTCTGCTGCTCGCGCTCGACAACGTCGGCGTGAACGTCTCCGCCCTCGTGGCCGGGTTCGGCATCGGCGGCATTGCGGTGGCGCTGGCTGCGCAGAACGTCCTGGGTGATCTGTTCGCATCGTTGTCGATCATCCTCGACCGGCCCTTCGAGGTCGGCGACTTCGTGATCGTGGGCGACTTCCTGGGCGTGGTCGAGAAGATCGGATTGAAGACGACGCGGGTGAGCAGTCTGGGCGGCGAGCAGATCATCTTCGGGAACACCGATCTGCTCGCGAGTCGGATCCGCAACTACAAGCGCATGGAGCGCCGCCGCGTGGCCTTCTCGATCGACGTGGTGCACGGCACACCCACCGACCAGCTCCGCGAGATTCCGGAGATCGCCAGGCAGGGGGTCGACGCGCAGGAGAACACCACCTTCGACCGCGCGCATCTCAAGGACATACTGCCCACGGCGCTGCGCTACGAGTTCGTCTACTACATCGGAACGAACGACTACAACGTGTACATGGACATCCAGCAGGCGATCAATCTGCACATCCTCACCGAACTCGAGGATCGCGGAATCCACCTGGCGCATCCGACGTACACGGTGCATCTGGATGGACGATCGGAGGTCGGCGCCGAGACGGAGGCTGCCGGCGGACTCTCCGACGGATCCTGATCAGCGGAACCAGAACACCAGACCCGCCGTCACCACCAGCAACGCCGCTCCCTGCACGCGATAGTCCTCCCACCACGGCCGCGTGTGCGCGGTGGCGGCGTCCTGTTTCCAGGTCTCGCGCGTCCAGACGATACCGTCGACCGTCGCCGGGTCGGGCGAGGGCGTACGGAGGCTGACCACGACCAGCACGATCGACGACACCGCGAACAAGAGAGGCGCGGCGTAGAGGAAGTGCAGTCCCAGGCTCTGGTCGATCACGTTCCACCAGAACAGGATCCCGCCGGCCAGCAGACCGACCACCAGCGCCGCCACGCCCCCGGTGGCGTTCGCGCGCCGCCAGAACATGCCCACCAGGAAGAGCGCGACCACCGGTGGCACGGTGTAGGCCAGCGTGGCCTGCAGATAGCGGAACAACGACGGAAAGCGCTCGATCTGCGGCGCCCAGGCGACCGCGAGCAGCATGAACAGCAGGGTGACGCCCTGGCCCACGCGCTTGAGCTGGTGCGCGGTGAGGTCGGGTCGGCGAC
This region includes:
- a CDS encoding DJ-1/PfpI family protein — encoded protein: MITGDFTEDYETMVPFQALQAMGHTVHAVCPGKKAGDTVPTAIHDFEGDQTYSEKRGHDFALSATFDDIDLDDYDALVLPGGRAPEYLRLDEQVIASVQHFFEKNEPVAAICHAAQILAAAGVLDGRTCSAYPACAPEVKLAGGEYADIEVTEAVTDGNLVTAPAWPAHPAWLKQFHELLS
- a CDS encoding mechanosensitive ion channel family protein, with amino-acid sequence MNTVFEGWIQELAWLEGEVLGNVAWAWCGAILSVLLVWVLGRLVRWSLRRAVGSERESRLSSVFLLGRAFLDSTRNWFLILIGLVVARPWLQLSGGVDRVWTIVVTVGIAVQVGLWASAMLRTWLDRVVSARAAEDPAQRTSFSVLQFLGLLIVWSAVLLLALDNVGVNVSALVAGFGIGGIAVALAAQNVLGDLFASLSIILDRPFEVGDFVIVGDFLGVVEKIGLKTTRVSSLGGEQIIFGNTDLLASRIRNYKRMERRRVAFSIDVVHGTPTDQLREIPEIARQGVDAQENTTFDRAHLKDILPTALRYEFVYYIGTNDYNVYMDIQQAINLHILTELEDRGIHLAHPTYTVHLDGRSEVGAETEAAGGLSDGS